The Muricauda sp. SCSIO 65647 genome includes a region encoding these proteins:
- a CDS encoding glycosyltransferase family 4 protein, translating into MQKVLIITYYWPPAGGPGVQRWLKFVKYLPEFGFEPWVYIPQNPHYPLEDESLLKEVPERVKILKRPITEPYRWASVFSKKQTKTISSGIIQEEKRQSLLEKMLLWVRGNLFIPDARKNWVKPSVRYLSQILSKENITTVITSGPPHSLHLIGMGLKKRHPDLQWITDFRDPWTSIGYHKKLRLTASSQRKHKRLESDVLNGADKIVVTSNTTKEEFEQLTQKPIKVITNGYESGDVAMGLDQKFTVSHIGSLLTDRNPELLWQVLSTLVKEHADFAEHLKIQLGGTVSEQVLQSVRQYGLEAHIEILGYVPHGQVQKLQQAAQVLLLLEIDSVETRGIIPGKLFEYLKAKRPILAMGPEQWEGGQIVEMTKSGRYVTSNGAQSLKEVLLKWFRAYQEGSLTINPTGIEHYHRRALTEQLANFIIWESS; encoded by the coding sequence ATGCAAAAGGTTCTCATCATCACGTATTATTGGCCTCCTGCCGGTGGGCCAGGGGTACAACGATGGTTGAAATTTGTCAAATACCTGCCCGAGTTTGGTTTTGAGCCATGGGTGTACATACCCCAGAATCCGCATTACCCCTTAGAGGATGAATCGTTGCTGAAAGAGGTTCCAGAGCGGGTCAAGATCTTGAAGCGACCCATCACAGAGCCCTATCGTTGGGCTTCGGTATTCTCTAAAAAGCAGACCAAAACAATCAGTTCGGGCATCATTCAAGAAGAAAAAAGACAATCCCTTCTCGAAAAAATGCTACTCTGGGTCAGGGGCAACCTGTTTATACCCGATGCCCGAAAGAATTGGGTGAAGCCGTCGGTTCGATATCTGTCCCAAATTCTTTCAAAAGAAAACATCACAACGGTCATTACCTCAGGCCCACCACATAGCTTGCACTTAATAGGAATGGGACTAAAAAAGCGGCATCCCGATTTGCAATGGATCACCGATTTTCGAGATCCATGGACCTCCATAGGCTACCATAAAAAACTACGGTTGACGGCATCCTCCCAGCGAAAACACAAACGGCTTGAAAGCGATGTGCTCAATGGTGCCGATAAAATTGTGGTGACCAGCAATACGACCAAGGAAGAATTTGAACAACTGACCCAAAAACCCATCAAAGTCATTACCAACGGATATGAAAGTGGTGATGTTGCTATGGGGTTGGACCAAAAATTCACGGTTTCGCACATCGGCTCGTTGTTGACCGACCGAAATCCTGAGCTGCTATGGCAGGTACTGTCAACATTGGTCAAAGAGCATGCAGACTTTGCCGAGCATTTGAAAATTCAGTTGGGGGGTACGGTCAGCGAACAGGTATTGCAATCCGTTCGCCAGTATGGTCTTGAAGCTCATATCGAAATACTGGGCTATGTACCGCACGGCCAAGTGCAAAAATTGCAACAGGCCGCGCAAGTATTGTTGTTGCTCGAAATCGATTCAGTGGAAACACGGGGCATCATTCCCGGTAAGTTGTTCGAATACTTGAAGGCAAAGCGTCCGATTTTGGCGATGGGCCCAGAACAATGGGAGGGAGGCCAAATCGTCGAGATGACCAAATCGGGGAGGTACGTCACGTCTAATGGCGCCCAATCATTAAAAGAAGTACTTTTGAAATGGTTCAGGGCCTATCAAGAGGGTAGTTTGACCATCAATCCTACCGGGATAGAGCACTATCACCGTAGGGCACTGACCGAGCAATTGGCCAACTTTATTATATGGGAGTCGTCTTAA
- a CDS encoding lipopolysaccharide biosynthesis protein, with amino-acid sequence MGVVLRQSLANTIITYIGFGVGAVNILFLYTKILPAEYFGLVTFILATAAILMPLMAFGVHNTMVKYFNAHRYAEKDGFLSLMLLSPLLTIVPLALLTFVFYDAIAAILGQENPIVKAYIWYVFLVGLALAYFEVFYAWSKVHLKSVFGNFMKEVFVRLGVSALLGFYYFGWIDLDVFLKALVGLYLLRTVIMKIYAYLLYFPKLSFHFPKETKEILTYSILIILGGSAALILLEIDKVMINQFIAIENVAYYSVAVFIATVIIVPSRAMHQITYPLTAELLDAKDHQELKKLYQKTSLTLFIASGLLFLLIILNLNDLYLLIPEEYRGGFQIVFLIGLARVLDSLLGNNNAILYNSKYYKTVLVFGVGLALLTILLNVLLIPKMGIFGAALASFIAISIFNMLKVWYVGSKFHMLPFTNGTFKILLTLLLLGFLFSYLQFPFHPIINILLKSILISLMYMGILYRFDISEDITGILKKWLKRNR; translated from the coding sequence ATGGGAGTCGTCTTAAGACAGTCACTGGCAAACACGATCATTACCTACATCGGCTTTGGGGTAGGGGCGGTGAACATCCTCTTTTTGTATACCAAGATTCTGCCTGCCGAATATTTCGGACTGGTGACCTTTATCTTGGCGACAGCGGCCATTTTGATGCCATTGATGGCTTTTGGGGTACATAACACCATGGTCAAGTATTTTAATGCGCACCGCTACGCTGAAAAAGACGGTTTTTTGAGCCTGATGTTGCTTTCGCCATTGCTCACTATTGTGCCCTTGGCATTGCTGACCTTTGTTTTTTATGATGCCATTGCAGCTATTTTGGGCCAAGAAAACCCCATTGTCAAAGCGTATATCTGGTATGTTTTCTTGGTAGGATTGGCCCTTGCCTATTTTGAGGTGTTCTATGCATGGAGCAAAGTACACCTGAAATCTGTTTTCGGCAATTTCATGAAAGAGGTTTTTGTTCGTTTGGGGGTTTCGGCACTCTTGGGCTTCTATTATTTCGGGTGGATTGACCTCGATGTCTTTCTAAAGGCGCTGGTAGGCCTTTATTTGCTGCGTACCGTTATCATGAAAATTTATGCCTATTTGCTCTACTTTCCCAAACTGAGTTTTCATTTTCCGAAGGAGACCAAAGAAATACTCACCTATAGCATTTTGATTATTCTGGGCGGTTCGGCAGCACTTATACTCTTGGAAATCGACAAGGTGATGATCAACCAGTTCATCGCCATTGAAAATGTGGCCTATTATAGCGTGGCGGTTTTCATCGCTACGGTCATCATTGTGCCTTCGAGGGCCATGCACCAAATCACCTATCCCCTTACCGCTGAGCTGTTGGATGCCAAAGACCATCAAGAACTTAAAAAGCTGTACCAAAAAACTTCTTTGACATTGTTCATCGCTTCAGGGCTGCTGTTTTTATTGATCATCTTGAACCTTAATGATCTGTACTTGCTCATACCCGAAGAATACCGTGGCGGATTCCAAATTGTTTTTTTGATCGGATTGGCAAGAGTGCTCGATTCCCTTTTAGGAAACAATAATGCTATTCTTTATAATTCAAAATACTACAAAACAGTACTGGTTTTTGGGGTGGGTCTTGCCCTTTTGACTATTTTACTGAATGTATTGCTGATACCCAAAATGGGCATCTTCGGGGCTGCATTGGCCAGTTTTATCGCTATTTCCATTTTCAACATGCTCAAAGTTTGGTATGTAGGTTCGAAGTTTCATATGCTTCCATTTACCAATGGCACGTTCAAAATATTGCTGACTCTATTGTTATTGGGCTTTTTGTTCAGCTACCTACAGTTTCCATTTCATCCTATCATCAACATCCTCTTGAAATCAATATTGATATCGTTAATGTACATGGGTATTCTCTATCGGTTCGATATTTCTGAAGATATCACCGGCATTCTCAAAAAGTGGTTGAAAAGAAACCGATAA
- the uvrA gene encoding excinuclease ABC subunit UvrA, whose translation MISLQDIDPKKNIIIKGAKLHNLKNINVVIPRNKLVVITGLSGSGKSSLAFDTLYAEGQRRYVESLSSYARQFLGKLDKPKVDYIKGIAPAIAIEQKVNSTNPRSTVGTTTEIYDYLKLLFARVGKTISPISGKEVKKHRVSDVVGHVISFEEGTKLLLLAPISIPEDRDALKSLQLFSKQGYARIKYKGEVMRIDQVPKDVGREFDLVVDRIVVKDDEDFRNRLGNAVDNAFFEGKGRCLVEKLQTGEQQFFSNRFELDGMKFLEPNVHLFSFNNPYGACPRCEGYGDVIGIDEDLVVQNTALSIYENAVFPWRGESMSWYRDQLVNAAYKFDFPIHKPWYELTEEQKQLVWDGNEHFTGLHGFFSMLEEKSYKIQNRVMLSRYRGKTKCSVCKGKRLRKEATYVKINGKSIVDLVELPIKKLVPFFEDLQLSRHDQTIAKRLLKEITTRLDFLNKVGLSYLTLNRKSNTLSGGESQRINLATSLGSSLVGSMYILDEPSIGLHPKDTENLIEVLKSLRDLGNTVIVVEHDEDIMKAADEVIDIGPEAGTLGGEIVATGPLDEILKSNSLTASYLNGNKEIEVPAERRNSKNHIQVIGARENNLKNINVTFPLNMLTVVTGVSGSGKSTLVKKILYPAILKEAGGYGEKAGQFTKLKGKYGDIKNVEFVDQNPIGRSSRSNPVTYIKAYDDIRALFAAQKLSKIRNYQAKHFSFNVDGGRCDKCKGEGVITVEMQFMADVHLECDVCHGKRFKKDILEVQFEGKNIHDVLEMTIDDAIAHFERYQQPKIVTKLKPLQDVGLGYVTLGQSSSTLSGGEAQRIKLASFLVKGNTKEKALFIFDEPTTGLHFHDINKLLASFNALLAKGHSIIVIEHNIELIKCADYIIDLGPGGGENGGQLVVEGTPEEVVQNKGSHTAKYLSQKIG comes from the coding sequence ATGATTTCGTTACAAGATATTGATCCCAAGAAAAATATTATCATAAAGGGTGCCAAACTGCACAATCTCAAGAACATCAACGTGGTCATACCCCGAAACAAGCTGGTGGTCATCACCGGTCTATCGGGTTCTGGTAAATCAAGTTTGGCGTTCGATACCTTATATGCAGAGGGCCAAAGGCGTTATGTAGAAAGCCTTTCGTCGTATGCACGGCAGTTTTTGGGGAAATTGGACAAGCCCAAGGTCGATTATATAAAAGGCATAGCCCCCGCCATTGCCATTGAACAGAAGGTCAACAGTACCAATCCGCGTTCTACGGTGGGCACGACCACAGAAATCTATGATTACCTAAAACTGCTCTTTGCGCGTGTGGGCAAGACCATTTCACCCATTTCTGGCAAGGAAGTCAAAAAACATAGGGTCTCTGACGTGGTCGGGCATGTCATTTCTTTTGAAGAAGGCACCAAACTGTTGCTATTGGCACCTATCAGCATACCCGAAGACCGTGATGCCTTGAAATCACTGCAATTGTTCTCAAAACAGGGGTATGCCCGCATCAAATACAAGGGCGAGGTGATGCGTATCGACCAAGTGCCAAAAGACGTGGGCCGAGAATTTGATTTGGTGGTCGACAGAATTGTCGTCAAAGACGATGAAGATTTCAGAAACCGTTTGGGCAATGCGGTTGACAACGCCTTTTTTGAGGGCAAGGGCCGTTGCCTGGTCGAGAAATTGCAAACGGGCGAGCAACAGTTTTTCAGCAATCGGTTCGAATTGGATGGCATGAAGTTTCTCGAACCCAATGTGCACCTGTTCAGTTTCAACAATCCCTACGGCGCCTGCCCCAGATGTGAGGGCTATGGTGATGTTATTGGTATAGATGAAGACCTCGTGGTTCAGAATACGGCACTATCGATCTATGAAAATGCGGTGTTTCCATGGCGGGGCGAGAGCATGTCATGGTACCGCGACCAGTTGGTGAATGCCGCCTACAAATTCGATTTTCCCATCCACAAGCCCTGGTATGAGCTTACCGAAGAGCAAAAACAGTTGGTGTGGGACGGCAACGAACATTTTACAGGGCTGCACGGCTTCTTTTCCATGTTGGAGGAAAAAAGCTATAAGATCCAGAACCGTGTAATGCTCTCTCGCTACCGCGGAAAGACCAAATGCAGCGTCTGCAAGGGCAAACGACTACGAAAGGAAGCCACCTATGTCAAGATCAATGGCAAGTCTATCGTCGACCTTGTCGAGCTGCCCATCAAAAAATTGGTGCCGTTCTTTGAAGACTTACAGCTTTCACGGCACGACCAAACGATTGCCAAACGGCTGTTGAAGGAAATCACCACGCGCTTGGACTTTCTCAACAAGGTCGGTCTCAGTTACCTCACCCTGAACCGCAAATCGAACACGCTTTCGGGTGGCGAGAGCCAGCGCATCAATCTGGCCACCTCACTGGGCAGCAGCTTGGTCGGTTCAATGTACATTCTCGACGAGCCCAGTATCGGCCTGCATCCCAAAGACACCGAAAACCTTATCGAAGTATTGAAATCACTGCGTGATTTGGGCAACACGGTCATTGTGGTCGAGCACGATGAAGACATCATGAAAGCGGCCGACGAGGTCATCGATATCGGTCCCGAAGCCGGTACGTTGGGCGGTGAGATCGTAGCCACGGGCCCTTTGGATGAAATTTTGAAATCAAATTCGCTCACCGCCTCGTACCTAAACGGCAATAAAGAAATCGAAGTGCCCGCCGAACGGCGCAACTCAAAGAACCACATTCAGGTCATCGGGGCACGCGAGAACAACTTGAAAAACATCAATGTTACCTTTCCGTTGAACATGCTCACGGTGGTCACGGGCGTTTCGGGCAGTGGCAAGAGTACCTTGGTCAAGAAGATCCTCTACCCCGCCATATTGAAAGAAGCGGGCGGTTATGGCGAAAAGGCAGGGCAATTCACAAAACTTAAGGGCAAGTACGGCGATATCAAAAACGTCGAGTTTGTCGACCAAAACCCCATCGGGCGATCGTCTCGCAGCAATCCCGTGACCTATATCAAGGCCTATGACGACATTCGTGCCCTGTTCGCCGCACAAAAACTGAGCAAGATCAGAAACTATCAGGCGAAGCACTTCTCGTTCAATGTAGATGGGGGCCGTTGTGACAAATGTAAGGGCGAGGGCGTTATCACGGTAGAGATGCAGTTTATGGCCGATGTGCACTTAGAGTGCGATGTCTGCCACGGCAAACGCTTTAAAAAAGACATTCTAGAAGTACAGTTCGAGGGCAAGAACATCCACGATGTATTGGAAATGACCATCGACGATGCCATTGCCCATTTTGAACGCTACCAACAGCCCAAGATCGTGACCAAGCTGAAACCTTTGCAAGACGTGGGCCTGGGCTATGTGACCTTGGGGCAAAGCTCCTCAACCCTATCGGGCGGTGAGGCGCAACGCATCAAGCTCGCCTCCTTTTTGGTAAAGGGCAATACAAAGGAAAAGGCGCTCTTTATCTTCGATGAACCCACTACAGGGCTACACTTTCATGACATCAACAAATTGTTGGCCTCGTTCAATGCTTTGTTGGCCAAAGGCCACTCCATCATCGTTATCGAGCACAACATCGAATTGATCAAATGTGCCGATTATATCATTGACCTCGGCCCTGGGGGTGGTGAAAACGGTGGGCAATTGGTGGTAGAGGGTACCCCTGAAGAGGTGGTACAGAACAAGGGATCACATACGGCGAAGTATTTGAGTCAGAAAATAGGTTAA
- a CDS encoding RNA polymerase sigma factor encodes MELQIDDSVLVKNYIDGDEKALEVLINRHNQRISSFIYSKVLDRDITEDIFQDTFIKVIKTLKKGSYSEEGKFLPWVMRIAHNLIIDHFRKNKRMPKFEGSEDFNIFSVIKDEKLNAEKQLIKNQIDSDLTLLIEELPEDQKEVLIMRIYKDMSFKEISENTGVSINTALGRMRYALINLRKIVNKHNIVLTN; translated from the coding sequence ATGGAACTACAGATTGATGACTCGGTATTGGTCAAGAACTACATAGATGGCGACGAAAAAGCACTTGAGGTACTTATCAACCGCCACAACCAACGAATTTCAAGCTTTATTTATTCAAAAGTACTGGATAGGGATATCACCGAAGATATCTTTCAAGATACCTTTATCAAGGTCATCAAGACCCTGAAAAAAGGCTCTTACAGTGAAGAGGGCAAGTTTTTGCCTTGGGTGATGCGCATTGCCCACAATTTGATTATCGACCACTTTAGAAAAAACAAGAGAATGCCGAAATTTGAGGGCAGCGAAGACTTCAATATCTTCTCGGTCATCAAAGATGAGAAGCTGAATGCGGAAAAACAATTGATCAAAAACCAGATCGATAGCGATCTTACTCTGCTGATAGAAGAATTGCCCGAAGACCAAAAGGAGGTTTTGATCATGAGAATCTATAAGGATATGAGCTTCAAGGAAATCTCTGAAAACACTGGGGTAAGTATCAATACTGCCTTGGGCAGAATGCGATATGCATTGATCAACCTGAGAAAGATAGTCAATAAACACAATATCGTTTTAACGAATTAA
- the nth gene encoding endonuclease III — protein sequence MNKSEKASYVINTLEDIYPTIPIPLQHKDPYTLLIAVLLSAQSTDVKVNQITPLLFDRADNPYSMVRLSVEEIREIIKPVGLSPTKAKAIHRLSEILIEKYKGQVPKDLDLLEELPGVGHKTASVVVSQAFGIPAFPVDTHIHRLMYRWGLSNGKNVVQTEKDAKRLFPKEKWNKLHLQIIWYGREYSPARGWNLDKDVITSTIGRKSVVSDYLKHKKSR from the coding sequence ATGAACAAATCAGAAAAAGCTTCTTACGTAATCAACACTTTGGAAGATATCTATCCGACCATTCCTATTCCGCTGCAACACAAAGACCCCTATACGTTGTTGATTGCAGTACTGCTCTCGGCCCAAAGTACTGATGTTAAAGTGAACCAAATTACTCCACTACTTTTTGATAGGGCCGACAATCCGTATTCGATGGTCAGGCTTTCGGTAGAAGAAATCCGTGAAATCATAAAACCCGTCGGTCTTTCGCCCACCAAGGCCAAAGCGATTCACAGACTTTCTGAAATTTTGATCGAAAAATACAAAGGTCAAGTACCTAAAGACCTCGATTTGCTCGAAGAATTGCCGGGCGTGGGCCATAAAACGGCTAGTGTGGTGGTTTCACAGGCATTTGGCATACCCGCCTTTCCGGTCGATACGCACATTCACCGTTTGATGTACCGCTGGGGATTGTCAAACGGAAAAAATGTGGTGCAGACCGAAAAAGATGCCAAAAGACTCTTTCCAAAAGAAAAATGGAACAAATTACATCTTCAAATTATTTGGTACGGACGTGAATATTCGCCCGCACGCGGCTGGAACCTCGATAAAGATGTCATCACCAGTACCATCGGCCGAAAAAGTGTGGTTTCCGACTATCTAAAACATAAAAAAAGCCGCTAA
- the bcp gene encoding thioredoxin-dependent thiol peroxidase codes for MNTLKVGAKVPDFSAKDQDGNTINLSDYKGKKLVVFFYPRANTPTCTTEACNIRDHYAELQAAGYEILGVSEDSQKKQSNFKNKFNFPYPLLADEDHAVIDAFGVWGPKKFMGREFDGIHRFTFVVDENGVVARVIDKVKAKEHASQILDS; via the coding sequence ATGAATACACTCAAAGTGGGTGCCAAAGTACCTGATTTTTCTGCAAAAGACCAAGACGGCAATACCATTAACCTTTCTGACTATAAAGGAAAAAAATTGGTGGTTTTCTTCTATCCTCGGGCCAACACCCCCACCTGTACCACTGAGGCCTGTAACATACGTGACCATTATGCCGAGCTACAAGCGGCAGGTTACGAGATTTTGGGGGTCAGTGAAGATTCGCAGAAAAAGCAATCCAACTTCAAGAACAAATTTAATTTTCCATATCCTTTGTTGGCTGACGAGGATCATGCGGTCATCGATGCTTTTGGTGTTTGGGGGCCAAAAAAATTCATGGGCAGAGAGTTCGATGGTATACATCGTTTTACTTTTGTTGTCGATGAAAATGGGGTGGTAGCGCGCGTCATCGACAAGGTTAAGGCCAAAGAGCACGCTTCGCAGATTTTAGATAGCTAA
- a CDS encoding TonB-dependent receptor has protein sequence MAPLLNRESEFENIPSIKAKTLRINLNPDIYGTFAEIGAGQETARHFFRAGGASGTIAKAMSAYDKAFSDSIYGTEKDSRYVTQSRLKRMLEHEMNLMEERIDRSDNPNRLFFSYANTVATIDFSKRYKGHGWIGLRFQLDPKQKEYDEIVLHIRFKQNEARLQQETLGILGVNLIYGAFFKYDTPKKLMKYLYDHIDKDTIEIDMVNFTGPNFKGVDNRLMSLQLIRNDMTDAVMFGPDGHNLLPAAVLYKKNILALRGSFRPVTKVNMDMFKKSYDIFIREQTVEYENTIVVFEITLSNLKVSGEIDERDFMDRAELLCSLGHYVMISKFQEYYKLVEYFNNYTKNRIGLTMGVNNLIDVFDEKYYRHLSGGILEAFGKLFFKDLKVYLYPMKDPETGQIMTSNNLRVHPRMKELYKFFKYNGKVMDIIDYDPDIMHIFSRDVLKKITNDEEGWEKMLPEGIAEVIKEKNLFTRKVPKKQEVG, from the coding sequence ATGGCTCCTCTTCTTAATAGGGAAAGTGAATTTGAGAACATTCCCTCAATAAAGGCGAAAACCCTGAGAATAAACCTTAATCCCGATATATACGGAACCTTTGCCGAAATCGGTGCCGGCCAAGAAACGGCAAGGCATTTTTTTAGGGCCGGTGGTGCTTCGGGCACCATTGCCAAAGCGATGAGCGCCTATGACAAGGCTTTTAGCGATTCGATATATGGCACGGAAAAAGATAGCCGCTATGTTACCCAGAGCAGGCTCAAAAGAATGCTAGAGCACGAAATGAACCTGATGGAAGAACGTATTGACCGCTCTGACAATCCGAATAGGCTCTTTTTCAGTTATGCGAATACGGTGGCCACCATCGATTTTTCAAAACGCTATAAGGGCCATGGTTGGATCGGACTTCGATTTCAACTCGACCCCAAACAAAAAGAGTACGACGAAATCGTCTTGCACATACGTTTCAAACAGAATGAGGCCCGGCTGCAACAAGAAACACTGGGCATCTTGGGGGTCAACCTGATCTATGGGGCTTTCTTCAAGTACGACACGCCCAAAAAATTGATGAAATACCTGTATGACCATATCGATAAGGATACCATTGAAATCGATATGGTCAATTTTACAGGACCAAACTTCAAGGGCGTCGATAACCGTTTGATGAGCCTCCAATTGATCAGAAATGATATGACCGATGCGGTGATGTTCGGGCCTGATGGCCATAACCTATTACCCGCCGCCGTGTTGTACAAAAAGAACATTCTGGCACTTCGGGGCAGCTTTAGACCGGTGACCAAGGTAAATATGGACATGTTCAAAAAGTCATATGACATTTTCATACGTGAACAGACCGTTGAGTACGAAAACACCATTGTCGTATTTGAAATCACATTGTCTAACCTAAAGGTCTCTGGCGAAATTGACGAACGCGATTTTATGGACCGTGCTGAACTGCTTTGCTCGCTGGGCCATTATGTGATGATTTCAAAATTTCAAGAATATTACAAACTCGTCGAGTATTTCAACAATTACACCAAAAATCGAATTGGTCTGACCATGGGGGTCAACAACCTCATCGATGTCTTTGATGAAAAATACTACCGCCATTTGAGCGGCGGCATATTAGAGGCATTTGGCAAATTGTTCTTCAAAGACCTGAAAGTGTACCTCTACCCCATGAAAGATCCAGAAACAGGTCAAATCATGACGAGCAACAATCTCAGGGTCCATCCAAGAATGAAAGAGCTTTACAAGTTCTTCAAGTATAACGGCAAGGTCATGGACATCATTGATTACGACCCTGATATCATGCACATCTTCTCAAGGGATGTACTCAAGAAAATCACCAACGACGAAGAAGGCTGGGAAAAAATGCTGCCCGAGGGCATTGCCGAGGTAATAAAGGAAAAAAACCTCTTTACCCGTAAAGTACCCAAGAAACAAGAAGTAGGGTAA
- a CDS encoding MBL fold metallo-hydrolase: MDDLLKVTFLGTGTSQGIPVIGSEHPVCLSDNPKDKRLRVSVLLQFNGHNYVIDCGPDFRQQLLTNPIDRLDGLLFTHEHADHTAGIDDIRPFFFRQGDIPIYGSEDTMEAIKKRFYYIFADGERYPGAPAVQVNHVTKEMPFTLGGTEVMPIEVWHNRLPVLGYRIKDFAYLTDVKRVEDAEMKKLMGLKVLVVNALRVKAHHSHFNLDEALAFAKQVRAERTYFTHISHLLGFHEEVQAKLPKDVFLAYDNLTLTV; encoded by the coding sequence ATGGATGACCTGTTAAAAGTTACATTTTTGGGTACCGGAACCTCTCAGGGCATCCCCGTTATTGGTAGTGAACATCCTGTCTGTCTGAGCGATAACCCAAAAGACAAACGGCTAAGGGTCTCGGTATTGCTGCAATTCAATGGCCACAATTATGTCATCGATTGTGGACCCGATTTTCGACAGCAGCTATTGACCAACCCCATAGATCGATTGGATGGGCTGCTCTTTACCCACGAACATGCCGATCATACCGCTGGTATTGACGACATCAGGCCCTTTTTTTTTCGGCAGGGCGATATTCCCATTTATGGCTCGGAAGATACAATGGAAGCTATAAAAAAGCGGTTCTATTACATTTTTGCAGATGGCGAACGTTACCCAGGGGCACCGGCCGTACAAGTGAACCATGTAACGAAAGAAATGCCCTTCACCCTTGGTGGCACCGAAGTAATGCCCATTGAAGTTTGGCACAACCGATTGCCCGTTCTGGGGTACCGCATCAAAGATTTTGCCTACCTCACTGATGTGAAGCGGGTAGAGGACGCCGAAATGAAAAAACTGATGGGCCTAAAAGTATTGGTGGTCAACGCCTTGCGGGTCAAGGCCCATCACTCACATTTCAATTTGGATGAAGCCTTGGCATTTGCAAAACAGGTTCGCGCCGAACGTACTTATTTTACCCATATCAGCCACCTATTGGGCTTTCATGAAGAGGTACAGGCCAAACTGCCCAAAGATGTATTTTTGGCCTATGATAATTTGACACTCACCGTATAG
- a CDS encoding hydrolase: MKSKIYLYLFLFTALICLYLVVSGNKMQKQLGEKNEKLKAQVEQLQDSVQQAQMRLMDMQYFSLENNDDALAYYDHLNLDNPTRYIEDKLLETNERKGNNPLVPYEGMEGDFKINKIKVLNHRWLLADFSDGKYWGDLIIRYELKDDLGVDFELVDHLLYTRSN; this comes from the coding sequence ATGAAAAGTAAAATCTATCTCTATCTGTTTCTATTTACCGCTTTGATTTGCCTTTATCTGGTGGTCAGCGGCAATAAAATGCAAAAGCAATTGGGCGAAAAGAACGAAAAGCTCAAAGCACAGGTCGAACAGTTGCAAGACTCTGTACAGCAGGCTCAAATGCGATTGATGGACATGCAGTATTTTTCTTTGGAGAACAATGATGATGCGCTGGCCTACTATGATCATTTGAATTTAGATAATCCCACTCGTTATATCGAGGATAAATTATTGGAGACCAATGAGCGCAAGGGAAACAATCCGTTGGTGCCTTATGAGGGTATGGAAGGCGATTTCAAGATCAACAAGATCAAAGTGCTGAACCACCGATGGCTACTTGCTGATTTCTCTGATGGAAAATATTGGGGAGACCTGATAATTCGCTATGAACTAAAAGATGACCTTGGCGTTGACTTTGAACTGGTCGATCATTTGCTCTATACCAGAAGTAACTAA
- a CDS encoding alpha/beta hydrolase, protein MSPASLSLTHLVRPAKNVEKAPVLFMLHGYGSNEEDLFSFANELPEELFIISIRAPYNLEFFGYAWYAINFDAKYGKWSDDGQAIESREKVVNFINEACEAYPVDPNDITLLGFSQGTVLSFSIALSYPEKIKNVIALSGYINEAILKEGYGEKDFSDLQIYTSHGQVDQVIPLEWAQRSPEFLDNLGIAYMYEEFPVGHGVSPQNFYSFKKWLVEQL, encoded by the coding sequence ATGTCCCCTGCCTCACTATCGTTGACCCACCTTGTTCGACCTGCGAAAAATGTTGAAAAGGCACCAGTACTCTTCATGTTGCATGGTTATGGCAGCAACGAGGAAGACCTTTTTTCATTTGCGAACGAACTGCCTGAAGAACTATTCATCATTTCCATTCGGGCACCTTACAATTTGGAGTTTTTTGGGTATGCCTGGTATGCGATCAATTTTGATGCCAAATATGGCAAATGGAGCGATGACGGGCAGGCTATCGAATCGAGGGAAAAGGTCGTCAATTTCATCAATGAAGCCTGTGAAGCTTACCCTGTTGACCCAAATGACATCACATTGTTGGGCTTTAGCCAAGGTACCGTCTTGAGCTTTTCGATAGCCCTTTCCTATCCTGAGAAAATAAAGAATGTCATTGCCCTGAGCGGATATATCAACGAGGCAATCTTAAAAGAGGGTTATGGTGAAAAAGACTTTTCAGACCTACAAATCTATACCTCACACGGACAGGTAGATCAGGTGATTCCACTCGAATGGGCACAACGAAGCCCTGAATTTCTCGATAATCTGGGCATCGCGTATATGTACGAAGAGTTTCCAGTAGGTCACGGGGTCTCACCCCAGAATTTTTATTCGTTTAAAAAGTGGCTTGTAGAGCAACTTTAG